Part of the Pirellulales bacterium genome is shown below.
GAGTGTAAATCGCAGTGGCCGATCCGTAACGCTCCTCGGAGTGGCTGCAGCGATCGGGATCGAAAAGCGCGCCTCGTGAGCACTGTTGCTCAGTACGACCACCGGCTGCGGCGGTGCAACGTCGGGAATGCCTTCGACAAATAAATCCGGGTTGCCGAAGCGAACGTCCATGCTACGTAGACGGATCTCCAGGGTTGCCCCGGCCTTCGCTGGGGTCACTGTGACGCCCAGAAGACTCATCCCGTCAGCCGCAAGCGCGGCTGGAACATGAGCGCGAGCCGCGGAGATCAGTGCCGCCTCTTTGTCTGCTAGCGCCACACCGGCAGGCAAGGCGAGATCGAAGTGCGCTGAATAGGGAATGCACACCTCTTTGCATACGCCGTATGTGAGTGCGGCGTGCAACGCAAGAGGCGCGCCTGGACGGCCCAAGCTCAGCACAATAGGCAACAACACGTGGTCCTCGTACACGTAGCCCTGCAGACCTTGTATCGATATCCGCTTCGGCGCCGGCCAGGCGATCTCGGTGTGAGACAGATTGGTGGAATCCTGCCAATCGATGTGCGGCGGCAAGCCGGCCTCGCCCGGCGAGCGCCAATAGGTGTGCCAGCCGGGCGCCAACCGGATCTCCAGGCCCGCATCAACCGTCGATCCGGAACCGGTCGCCGCTACCACCGTAACGAGTCGTGCCGTGGCACGGTCGTCACCGATCCAGTTCGTCGCGGCGGCTTGCAACGGCTGTGCCGGCACGATCAGGGCCAGAAGCAGCGCAAGCCATTCCAGACGCCCATTTCGCCGGTGTGCACCATCGAAGGCACACACTAACCACCAAACCAGCCGAGTCATCACGTACCTCGCCTCATGTAGATCGATAGGCGGAATAGTCCGCGCGCCGCTTACGGTTGCGGGAATGGCCCTTTCCAAGGTGTCCGCGGCATAAGGGTTGAGTCCGATCACAACTGCGGAGCCGCCGCTCGTGTGTCGCTGTGGTGCGAGAGATCGCTGGCCGCAATGGATTCCAGCTCCGCAAGGTGCTTCTCCCGGGTAACAGTGAGATTGGCAATGAGGCGCTCGATTGCGATCAGCGATCGTTGATCCTCCAGCAGGTCGAGCAACGAGGCGTGACCTGTTTCATACGCGGCCCGGCCGACATTCACGACCTCGTGGGTACGTGGAAGTATGGTATGGCCAAACAAACCGAGTTGCCGATCCGCATCGCGAATGATGGTGATATGCGCGACGACCTGTGCGGTCAAATCATTCCCCGCCTGGCGACGCATGGCCTCTGAGGCGCGAAGGTTCGCTTCGGCCTGGGCTACGGCGGCGTTGAGCGCCTGATATCTGAGAATCGGAATCGTCGCCTGGCCCAGCAATGATTGGGTGACTCCCATCAGATCGGTGCCGACACTCAAATTGAAATCAGGCACATATTGCAGCCTGGCAAGCTTTACTCCCTCGTTGCGGCCGCGAATCTCATCCGCGAGGGCGATAAGCTCCGGATTCTGTTTCGCCGCCAAATCCACCAACTCGCCATCCCCCTGTACAAGAGGTCGCGACGCCGGGAGTTCTGTCGGAACGGGCAACGCCGTATTCTCTGGACGACCTAGGAGCGCATTGATCGCTGCGCGCTGACTCGGCAGCATCGATTCCATATTGGCGAGGTTATTGCCCGACATGTCTACTTCGTTCCTGGCCTTCAGCACCATTTGCTGATCAGAACTGCCAGCGCCATTGCGGGCTTCGGTGACGGTCGCAGTGGTGCGGAGCGATTGCAGATTGCTCCGCTCCAGCCGGATCAGTTCCGCGTTTAACGCATAGTCATAGTAGGCGCTGAGCACCTTGTTTCGCAGGTCGTACTTGGCCTTGATGAAGCGCCGGCCCGCTGCGCGTGCATTTTCCAGCGTTTGCCGGGCGGCGGCGTCCAACTTTCCCGGCCACTTGATGTCGGTCATGGGATCGTTGGAGAGCGCCAGTGAGCTGCTTCCCC
Proteins encoded:
- a CDS encoding TolC family protein — its product is PPLPENPTPDQLVEYAQLSNAELEQHYWEWRSAIEQIPQDGTQTSTLNVAAGTSITHGRTSWGSSSLALSNDPMTDIKWPGKLDAAARQTLENARAAGRRFIKAKYDLRNKVLSAYYDYALNAELIRLERSNLQSLRTTATVTEARNGAGSSDQQMVLKARNEVDMSGNNLANMESMLPSQRAAINALLGRPENTALPVPTELPASRPLVQGDGELVDLAAKQNPELIALADEIRGRNEGVKLARLQYVPDFNLSVGTDLMGVTQSLLGQATIPILRYQALNAAVAQAEANLRASEAMRRQAGNDLTAQVVAHITIIRDADRQLGLFGHTILPRTHEVVNVGRAAYETGHASLLDLLEDQRSLIAIERLIANLTVTREKHLAELESIAASDLSHHSDTRAAAPQL